One Calditrichia bacterium DNA window includes the following coding sequences:
- a CDS encoding PAS domain S-box protein, whose translation MAEENYDIIVSDLTLPDSIGWETIRDLIRTQTDIPIVLLTGIEDEQLEIRAIQSGIESYLNKKNLNAELVFKTILHALERHRLKGLWKKSELQFQKIIQQSGDGVLVLDKQGTILYANPTAEKFFHTSAEKLTGEILGIPVTTNNLSELSLLDDEQKEMNVEIQVTHIEWEKQPAFLVTLRDVTHRKEIEAITKEKDLLEKIRFLSGAIAHEFAQPLQIIGHALELYVMENGSSERLNVCKINLQRTTKLVRQLQNINTVETKPYLNSEILDLEASSKEKADLAVPEKKINKWVTPESK comes from the coding sequence ATGGCAGAGGAAAATTACGATATTATCGTATCTGACCTCACACTGCCGGATTCGATCGGTTGGGAAACCATTCGCGACCTGATTCGCACCCAGACGGATATTCCCATCGTGCTGTTAACCGGCATCGAAGATGAGCAACTGGAAATTCGCGCCATCCAAAGTGGGATCGAATCATATCTCAATAAAAAAAACCTGAACGCGGAACTCGTATTCAAAACAATTTTACATGCGCTGGAACGCCACCGGTTGAAGGGTTTATGGAAAAAAAGCGAACTGCAATTCCAAAAAATTATTCAACAAAGCGGTGATGGCGTGCTGGTGTTAGATAAACAAGGCACGATTTTATACGCAAATCCCACCGCCGAAAAATTTTTTCACACGAGCGCAGAAAAGTTGACCGGCGAAATTTTAGGTATTCCGGTCACAACCAACAATCTTTCTGAACTGAGCCTGTTGGATGACGAACAAAAAGAGATGAATGTCGAGATTCAGGTGACGCATATCGAGTGGGAAAAGCAACCCGCGTTTCTGGTTACATTGCGGGATGTTACGCACCGAAAAGAGATCGAAGCCATTACAAAAGAGAAGGATTTGCTGGAAAAAATCCGGTTTTTATCTGGTGCGATTGCCCATGAATTTGCCCAGCCGTTGCAGATTATCGGACATGCACTGGAACTTTATGTGATGGAAAACGGATCGTCTGAGCGGTTGAATGTGTGCAAAATAAATTTGCAGCGCACCACAAAACTGGTTCGCCAATTACAGAATATCAACACAGTGGAAACCAAACCGTATTTAAATTCGGAGATTCTGGATCTTGAGGCATCGTCCAAAGAAAAAGCAGATTTGGCTGTTCCCGAAAAAAAAATCAATAAATGGGTAACCCCGGAATCAAAATAA
- a CDS encoding circadian clock protein KaiB (Decreases the phosphorylation of KaiC, a component of the main circadian regulator in cyanobacteria), whose amino-acid sequence MDNQKQIKYHFTLYILGLSVNSQNSLYNLKQMCELYLKDDYLMEIVDVLENPELAETEKILATPTLVIHKPGPVKRLVGDLGNWDRLIELLGIDMPKHFYPNSRR is encoded by the coding sequence ATGGATAACCAAAAACAAATTAAATACCACTTCACACTGTATATTCTTGGGTTATCAGTAAATTCTCAAAATTCACTTTATAACCTGAAACAAATGTGTGAGCTATATCTCAAAGATGATTATCTTATGGAGATCGTTGATGTTTTAGAAAATCCCGAGTTGGCAGAAACAGAGAAAATTCTTGCTACGCCAACTTTGGTTATCCATAAGCCCGGACCCGTAAAACGGCTGGTTGGTGATCTCGGTAATTGGGATCGCTTAATAGAATTGCTGGGTATTGACATGCCCAAACATTTTTATCCGAATTCACGGCGATGA
- a CDS encoding aminotransferase class I/II-fold pyridoxal phosphate-dependent enzyme has protein sequence MKVRKAIENVTAYPIKSTLRRGSIRLDLNESTRGCSPKVLAALQKMTWEDVGAYPEYPELKAKTAAILGVSPEKLLFTNGADDAIRSLMQTYIDPGDEVVLADPTFGIIPIHAGVMSATLRSVAYQPDFAFPMDGYLAAISPKTKLVSIVRPDSPTGAVINPDQLRELLLAAPDALVMLDETYHHFLDESLVHWVDEFPNLVVLHSFSKAYCLAGIRCGLIIANTPVIDEVRKVDPPFSLSSPGVIAIGAALDDPEHVQWVVDDVRTEKRRLIAQLEAFGWKTHDTDANFILVNFGNAAASITEKLAENRILIKIYREFRYCAAGVALPSAHGMSTSNCLMFCQQFAKSESCRTRPKKNPVLTFRDFFFESIEHKNSWV, from the coding sequence ATGAAAGTGCGAAAAGCGATCGAAAATGTGACCGCATATCCCATAAAATCGACGTTGCGGCGCGGCAGCATCCGGCTGGATTTGAACGAAAGCACTCGCGGTTGCTCCCCTAAAGTGCTTGCTGCACTGCAAAAAATGACCTGGGAAGATGTTGGCGCATATCCCGAATATCCGGAATTGAAGGCAAAAACCGCCGCAATTTTGGGGGTTTCGCCGGAAAAATTGCTGTTCACCAACGGCGCGGATGACGCTATCCGTTCGTTGATGCAAACCTACATCGATCCCGGTGACGAAGTGGTGCTGGCTGATCCCACTTTTGGCATTATTCCCATTCACGCCGGCGTGATGAGCGCGACGCTGCGGAGCGTGGCGTATCAACCGGATTTCGCGTTTCCGATGGATGGCTATCTGGCGGCGATTTCGCCGAAAACGAAACTGGTGTCCATCGTTCGGCCGGATAGCCCGACCGGCGCGGTGATCAACCCGGATCAGCTTCGGGAATTGCTTTTGGCAGCACCCGATGCGTTGGTCATGCTCGACGAAACCTATCACCATTTTCTGGATGAATCGCTGGTGCACTGGGTGGACGAATTCCCGAATCTGGTGGTGCTGCATTCGTTTTCCAAAGCGTATTGCCTGGCGGGAATCCGCTGTGGGTTGATTATCGCAAATACGCCGGTGATCGACGAAGTGCGCAAGGTTGACCCGCCGTTTTCGCTGAGTTCGCCCGGCGTAATTGCCATCGGCGCAGCGCTGGATGACCCGGAACATGTGCAATGGGTCGTCGATGATGTGCGCACGGAAAAGCGCCGACTGATCGCACAATTGGAAGCATTCGGCTGGAAAACTCACGATACGGATGCCAATTTTATTCTGGTAAATTTTGGCAACGCAGCAGCGTCTATCACAGAAAAACTGGCGGAGAACCGTATTCTCATCAAAATTTATCGGGAATTCCGCTATTGCGCGGCTGGTGTCGCATTGCCATCGGCACACGGGATGAGCACCAGCAATTGTTTGATGTTTTGCCAACAATTCGCTAAATCGGAAAGCTGCAGAACTCGCCCCAAAAAAAATCCCGTATTGACCTTCCGGGATTTTTTTTTTGAATCTATCGAACATAAAAATTCATGGGTTTGA
- a CDS encoding circadian clock protein KaiB (Decreases the phosphorylation of KaiC, a component of the main circadian regulator in cyanobacteria): MKYILKLYVNGKNIKSLKAIKNLEKIIRENSPDEYELELVDVTEFPELAESAGILETPALTKNLPPPYRKIIGDLANSKQVLFGLGMELFDSGSEQGS; this comes from the coding sequence ATGAAATACATTCTAAAGCTCTATGTCAATGGCAAAAACATCAAAAGCCTGAAAGCGATAAAGAATCTCGAAAAAATCATTCGTGAGAATTCTCCGGATGAGTACGAGCTTGAGCTTGTAGATGTAACGGAATTTCCCGAGTTAGCAGAAAGTGCAGGGATATTGGAAACCCCCGCGCTGACCAAAAATTTACCCCCGCCATATAGAAAAATCATAGGTGATTTAGCAAATTCCAAACAAGTTTTATTCGGTTTGGGAATGGAACTTTTCGATTCTGGCAGTGAACAAGGCAGTTAG
- a CDS encoding efflux RND transporter periplasmic adaptor subunit: protein MKKSRLFLIFLVISFAVVMLNGCSTGDANSKDGDTKNVANADSNKTTEEGNKNGPGMRNAPSAVPVEVTTLTRGNISNFLQYSSTLETEQIVDVYPRIGGLVEAIYVEEGQRVNKGQRLVQIEKDEYELAEQKARLEFEKQESEFKRFKALQAEELLSQEEFFSSEIAYKQAEIAWKQASLNLQWTTVTSPISGVVGERLVNLGDRVQAANNLFQIANLDEKIVQVYVPQDEFTQIFKNQPATVSTGILDGERFPASVKRISPIIDPQSGTFKVTVAVKDPAGRLRPGMFVNTELIVDTHENTPLAPKAALIYENERTYFFVVKDDTSRRMELKKGFEDAEKVEILNDLEEGSKIVVLGQNGLKEGTKVKIIEEKRYAWQPSKPSATITESQKDLAHKG, encoded by the coding sequence TTGAAAAAGTCGCGCTTATTTTTGATATTTTTGGTCATCTCTTTTGCCGTTGTGATGCTGAACGGATGCAGTACCGGCGATGCCAACTCGAAAGATGGTGACACAAAAAATGTTGCAAATGCAGATAGCAACAAAACTACAGAAGAAGGTAACAAAAACGGCCCGGGAATGCGCAATGCACCCAGCGCTGTTCCGGTTGAAGTTACGACCTTAACACGTGGCAATATTTCCAACTTTCTGCAATACAGTTCAACGCTGGAAACCGAACAGATTGTGGATGTTTATCCACGAATCGGTGGGTTGGTGGAAGCCATTTATGTTGAGGAAGGCCAACGGGTTAACAAAGGCCAACGGTTGGTTCAAATTGAAAAAGACGAATACGAATTAGCTGAACAAAAAGCCCGTTTGGAATTCGAAAAACAGGAGTCCGAATTCAAACGCTTTAAAGCGCTGCAAGCAGAAGAATTGCTCAGTCAGGAAGAATTTTTCAGCTCGGAAATCGCATACAAACAAGCTGAAATTGCATGGAAACAAGCTTCGCTGAATTTGCAGTGGACAACCGTAACATCCCCGATTTCCGGAGTGGTGGGTGAACGTTTGGTTAATTTGGGCGACCGCGTGCAGGCGGCAAACAATCTGTTCCAGATTGCTAATCTGGATGAAAAAATTGTGCAGGTTTACGTGCCGCAGGATGAATTTACCCAGATTTTCAAAAATCAACCCGCAACGGTTAGTACAGGCATTCTCGATGGCGAAAGATTTCCGGCATCTGTAAAACGCATCAGCCCGATTATCGATCCGCAAAGCGGCACGTTTAAAGTTACTGTAGCGGTAAAAGATCCCGCCGGGCGGCTGCGCCCCGGGATGTTTGTGAATACCGAATTGATCGTCGATACCCACGAAAACACTCCGCTCGCACCCAAAGCCGCGCTGATTTATGAAAATGAGCGCACCTACTTTTTTGTGGTAAAAGACGATACATCCCGGCGGATGGAATTGAAAAAAGGGTTTGAGGACGCCGAAAAAGTGGAAATTCTCAACGATTTGGAAGAAGGCAGCAAAATTGTGGTTCTCGGGCAAAATGGCTTGAAAGAGGGCACAAAAGTGAAAATTATCGAAGAAAAACGCTACGCCTGGCAACCCTCCAAACCATCTGCGACCATCACCGAAAGCCAGAAAGATTTGGCTCACAAAGGATAA
- a CDS encoding response regulator, producing the protein MNNAIKVLLIEDDLEDADLLIQQLNASQNIDYEVEHVTNISSGVGLLSNGHYDVVLLDLFLPDNNSLENVEKALTSKIDVPVIILTGVNDEELGLEALDKGAQDYLPKSVVEPFVLDRSIRYAIQRFKVMKEEIEAREKDIRFLEQLKQSATTSVTANIFGVKQLKDADPKIFDYFVKQYCGFLDIALDNRVFKKDTKISADLMEMSKDLGKLRQGPKDVISIHYAALREKCESVPPKKCTAYFEEGRLLVLELMGYLVQYYRNYAFASIDNSEQ; encoded by the coding sequence ATGAACAATGCAATAAAAGTATTATTGATTGAAGATGATTTGGAAGATGCGGATCTCCTCATTCAACAACTGAACGCAAGCCAAAACATTGACTATGAAGTCGAACATGTTACGAACATTTCATCAGGTGTCGGTTTGTTGTCAAACGGTCATTATGATGTCGTACTGCTGGATCTTTTTTTGCCGGACAATAATTCTTTGGAGAATGTTGAAAAAGCGTTAACTTCAAAAATTGATGTTCCTGTGATCATTTTGACCGGAGTGAATGATGAAGAGCTTGGGTTGGAAGCTCTGGACAAAGGCGCACAGGATTATTTGCCCAAAAGTGTTGTAGAACCCTTTGTGCTGGATCGCTCGATACGGTATGCAATTCAGCGGTTTAAAGTAATGAAAGAGGAAATTGAAGCCCGGGAAAAGGATATCCGGTTTCTGGAGCAGCTAAAACAAAGCGCCACAACCAGTGTTACGGCAAATATTTTTGGCGTAAAACAACTAAAAGATGCAGACCCCAAAATTTTTGATTATTTTGTAAAACAATATTGCGGCTTTCTGGATATTGCATTAGATAACCGTGTTTTCAAAAAAGATACCAAAATCTCTGCCGATTTGATGGAAATGAGCAAAGATTTAGGAAAATTGCGACAGGGACCGAAAGATGTTATTAGCATTCATTATGCAGCTTTACGAGAAAAATGCGAATCTGTCCCGCCAAAAAAATGTACTGCTTATTTTGAGGAAGGTCGCTTGTTAGTGCTTGAATTGATGGGATATTTAGTCCAATATTATAGGAATTATGCTTTCGCAAGCATTGATAATTCCGAACAATAA
- the kaiC gene encoding circadian clock protein KaiC produces the protein MGVLKYQVTKTKTNIEGFDHIAMGGLPTNRTTLVSGTAGSAKTLFAVQFLAEGITKADENGVFITFEEAPDDIYKNMAGFKWNIRQWEDEGKWKFIDASPQVGDEVVISGNYDFGALIARIEYSVSKVKAKRVSMDSLGAIFNRYEDKAIVRKEIFRLVNALKKMNVTAIITAERTDEYGEIGRYGVEEFVTDNVVILRNVLEDEKRRRTVEILKLRGTQHHTGECPFTINEKGIIAIPLSAIQLEQKSSNKRITSGVPELDKMCGGGIFRDSVILASGATGTGKTLMSSHFIYGGTTNNERCLLFAYEESREQLLRNAIGWGLDLEKMEKKGLLQVEAIYPETASIEGHLLRMQEKIDKFKPTRVAVDSLSALERVASIKGFREFVIGLTCFLKEREITGFLTSTTPTLMGGPSITEGHISTITDLIIMLRYVEAFGEMRRGITVLKMRGSMHDKSVKEFAIDHQGMHIGKPFRDVVGIIAGRPTYVERPTDIERMKNMFDDSDTIENKPKDED, from the coding sequence ATGGGTGTTCTTAAGTATCAGGTAACGAAAACGAAAACGAATATTGAGGGTTTTGATCATATTGCGATGGGCGGGTTGCCCACCAACCGCACAACACTGGTTTCCGGGACTGCAGGAAGCGCCAAAACCTTGTTTGCTGTCCAGTTTTTAGCCGAGGGTATAACCAAAGCGGATGAAAATGGTGTTTTTATTACATTTGAAGAAGCACCGGATGATATTTACAAAAACATGGCCGGATTCAAATGGAATATTCGGCAATGGGAAGACGAAGGAAAATGGAAATTTATCGACGCATCGCCGCAAGTTGGCGATGAAGTAGTCATCTCCGGTAATTATGATTTTGGCGCACTAATTGCCCGGATAGAATATTCGGTATCGAAAGTGAAAGCCAAACGTGTATCCATGGATTCGTTGGGTGCAATATTTAATCGCTATGAAGATAAAGCCATCGTCCGGAAAGAAATATTTCGTTTGGTCAATGCGTTAAAAAAGATGAATGTAACAGCGATTATCACAGCGGAGAGAACCGACGAATACGGCGAGATCGGGCGATATGGCGTTGAAGAATTTGTTACCGATAACGTTGTTATTTTGCGAAACGTGCTGGAAGATGAAAAGCGCCGCCGAACGGTAGAAATTTTAAAATTACGCGGTACGCAACACCACACCGGCGAATGCCCTTTTACCATTAATGAAAAGGGAATTATCGCCATACCGTTGTCTGCCATTCAATTGGAACAAAAATCTTCGAACAAACGAATTACATCCGGTGTTCCGGAACTGGACAAAATGTGTGGCGGCGGTATTTTCCGGGATTCCGTAATTCTGGCATCTGGCGCAACGGGCACCGGAAAAACGTTGATGTCCAGCCATTTTATTTATGGCGGCACTACGAATAACGAACGGTGTTTGCTGTTTGCCTACGAAGAAAGCCGCGAACAATTGCTTCGGAACGCCATCGGCTGGGGGCTTGATCTCGAAAAAATGGAGAAAAAAGGACTGCTGCAAGTCGAAGCCATCTATCCTGAGACAGCCAGTATTGAAGGTCATTTGCTTCGAATGCAGGAAAAAATTGACAAGTTTAAGCCAACGCGCGTAGCCGTAGACAGTCTTTCCGCACTCGAACGTGTCGCGTCAATAAAAGGTTTCCGGGAGTTTGTTATCGGATTAACCTGTTTCCTGAAAGAACGTGAAATCACCGGGTTTTTAACATCAACAACCCCAACGCTGATGGGTGGCCCATCAATTACGGAAGGGCATATTTCAACCATTACAGATTTGATTATTATGCTGCGTTATGTTGAAGCGTTTGGCGAAATGCGCCGGGGAATCACTGTTCTGAAAATGCGAGGCTCAATGCACGATAAAAGCGTAAAAGAATTTGCTATCGATCATCAGGGTATGCATATTGGAAAACCGTTCCGTGATGTTGTCGGGATTATCGCCGGACGGCCAACTTATGTCGAACGTCCGACTGATATTGAACGAATGAAAAATATGTTTGATGATAGCGACACTATAGAAAATAAGCCCAAGGATGAGGATTAA
- a CDS encoding ATP phosphoribosyltransferase: MQILRVVIPKGRIFESVVQLLNESGIKLTHDQRAYRPVVNDPEIEVKIMKPQNIPLLLQLGKHDVGFTGLDWVFETGAEVQELLDLDFDPVKIVAAIPEHLSVDSLKKRKIVVASEYETIARNYLDKEGFDYVYLRTHGATEVFPPDDADMIVDNTATGRTLQQHNLAIIAEIMRSSTRFIANKNVMNDPWKREKIEKILMLFRSILDARSRVMLEMNVVPEYLDAIIKVLPCMRLPTVSPLYQEKGFAVKAAVKKQEATKLIPLLKQMGATDILEYDFRKVVV, translated from the coding sequence ATGCAAATTTTAAGGGTAGTTATCCCCAAAGGGCGAATTTTTGAAAGTGTTGTTCAGTTGCTGAACGAATCCGGGATCAAGTTGACACATGACCAGCGGGCATATCGCCCCGTGGTGAACGATCCGGAGATCGAAGTGAAAATTATGAAGCCGCAGAACATCCCGCTGTTGCTGCAACTGGGCAAACACGATGTGGGGTTTACTGGGCTGGATTGGGTTTTTGAAACCGGTGCGGAAGTGCAGGAATTACTGGATCTGGATTTCGATCCGGTGAAAATTGTTGCGGCGATACCGGAACATTTATCCGTCGATTCGCTGAAAAAACGGAAAATTGTGGTGGCATCCGAATACGAAACCATCGCCCGAAATTATCTGGATAAAGAGGGATTCGATTATGTGTATTTGCGAACGCACGGCGCAACAGAGGTTTTTCCGCCGGATGATGCCGATATGATTGTGGACAACACTGCCACCGGACGCACATTACAGCAGCACAATCTGGCAATTATCGCGGAAATTATGCGTTCATCCACCCGTTTTATCGCCAATAAAAATGTGATGAACGATCCCTGGAAGCGCGAAAAAATCGAGAAAATTCTCATGCTTTTCCGCTCGATCCTCGATGCGCGCAGCCGGGTGATGCTGGAAATGAATGTGGTGCCCGAATATCTGGATGCGATTATTAAAGTGTTGCCGTGCATGCGTTTACCAACGGTTTCGCCGCTGTATCAGGAAAAAGGATTTGCCGTAAAAGCCGCCGTCAAAAAGCAGGAAGCGACGAAATTGATCCCGTTGCTAAAGCAAATGGGCGCAACGGATATTCTGGAATATGATTTCCGAAAAGTGGTGGTGTGA